In Candidatus Tachikawaea gelatinosa, a genomic segment contains:
- the cysK gene encoding cysteine synthase A, which produces MNQIYKDNSLTIGNTPLVQLNHIGEGKIFAKIESRNPSFSVKCRIGANMIWDAEKKGLLKPGIDIVEPTSGNTGIALAYVAAARGYKITLTMPDTMSKERQMLLRALGANLELTDGKEGMKGSIIKAKEILEKKNKTTIMLQQFNNPANPEIHEKTTGPEIWNDTKGLIDVFISGIGTGGTFTGVTKFLKKTKNMKNLVAIAVEPIHSPVITQTLNGKKIQPGPHKIQGIGAGFIPKNLDLSLIDQVITISNEEAIQCARQLMKKEGILAGISSGAALSAALKLQKNKNFTNKRIVIIFPSSSERYLSTCLFSNINNSEIM; this is translated from the coding sequence ATGAATCAAATTTATAAAGATAACTCTTTAACCATTGGAAATACACCATTAGTTCAATTAAATCATATAGGAGAAGGTAAAATTTTTGCAAAAATTGAATCAAGAAATCCTAGTTTCAGTGTAAAATGCCGTATTGGAGCTAATATGATTTGGGATGCAGAAAAAAAAGGATTGCTTAAACCGGGGATAGATATAGTTGAACCAACTAGCGGAAATACTGGAATTGCTCTAGCTTATGTTGCTGCAGCTAGAGGTTATAAAATTACATTGACAATGCCAGATACTATGTCAAAAGAACGACAAATGTTATTAAGAGCATTAGGAGCAAATTTAGAATTAACAGATGGAAAAGAAGGAATGAAAGGTTCAATCATTAAAGCAAAAGAAATTTTAGAAAAAAAAAATAAAACGACTATTATGTTGCAACAATTTAATAATCCTGCCAATCCAGAAATTCATGAAAAAACTACTGGGCCAGAAATATGGAATGATACAAAAGGTCTAATAGACGTTTTTATTTCTGGTATAGGCACTGGTGGAACATTTACTGGCGTTACTAAATTTTTAAAAAAAACAAAAAATATGAAAAATTTAGTTGCTATTGCAGTTGAACCTATTCATTCACCAGTAATTACTCAAACGTTAAATGGAAAAAAAATTCAACCAGGACCGCATAAAATTCAAGGTATTGGTGCAGGTTTTATTCCTAAAAATTTAGATTTAAGTTTAATTGACCAAGTTATAACAATTTCAAATGAAGAAGCAATTCAATGTGCACGTCAGTTAATGAAAAAAGAAGGAATTCTTGCAGGAATATCATCTGGAGCAGCATTATCTGCTGCATTAAAATTACAAAAAAATAAAAATTTTACTAATAAAAGAATTGTAATAATATTTCCATCTTCTTCTGAACGTTATTTAAGTACTTGTTTATTTTCTAATATTAATAATAGCGAAATAATGTAG
- the ligA gene encoding NAD-dependent DNA ligase LigA, with amino-acid sequence MTDIVKKINKLRDIIKYHEYLYYVLDQPKISNFKYDELISTLQKLEKENPELIAKNSPTQSVGGFPLESFKKIKHKSPMLSLDNIFHKDELLKFYQNTLKKITTNQKIFFCCELKIDGLAVNIFYENGLLKFAATRGDGIFGEDVTENIKTIKNVPLQLKGENVPQKLEIRGEVFMTKKTFNDLNNYRKKIGKKTFSNLRNAAAGALRQINSKITAERPLNFFCYGFGKVEETYFSYSHFYSLKQFRYWGIPISFFTERISSLKNIFKFYNKTKKIRSILNFDIDGIVIKIDNIQQQKILGYSSKTPKWAVALKFSAEKKITILKSITFQTGRTGIITPIAHVLPIQIGGVIIKNANLYNIKELERLKLRIGDKVLICRSGDVIPKIIDTISVTENRKHYINFPLKCPYCYSNLKRIPEKTLIYCTNGLICHPQIKERLKHFISQRAMNIYGIGEYIIDALIQKKYICKPSDFFSLTFEQLIKIEKIGDKLAKKILLSIKKIKKITLSRFIYSLGIKGVGEIISNNIGKNFCSLNNFLKAQKKDFISINYIGKEIATYIDQFIQEKNNIDEIFRLKKILYITSENVNISNKNRKKNQFFNKTVVFTGTLETMNRQIAKHKLMEIGAKVNSKISKKTDILIIGKKYGKKFEEAKKANLLILDEEEMLKILKK; translated from the coding sequence ATGACAGATATTGTAAAAAAAATTAATAAATTGCGTGATATAATTAAATATCACGAATATCTTTATTACGTATTAGATCAACCTAAAATTTCTAATTTCAAATATGATGAATTAATCAGTACTTTACAAAAATTAGAAAAAGAAAATCCTGAATTAATTGCTAAAAATTCCCCAACACAATCTGTTGGAGGATTTCCTTTAGAATCTTTTAAGAAAATTAAACATAAAAGTCCAATGTTATCACTTGATAATATTTTTCATAAAGATGAATTATTAAAGTTTTATCAAAATACTTTAAAAAAAATAACTACAAATCAAAAAATTTTCTTTTGTTGTGAGTTAAAAATAGATGGTTTAGCAGTAAATATTTTTTATGAAAATGGTTTATTAAAGTTTGCTGCTACTAGAGGAGATGGAATTTTTGGTGAAGATGTAACTGAAAATATTAAAACAATAAAAAATGTACCTTTACAATTAAAAGGAGAAAATGTTCCTCAAAAATTAGAAATACGCGGTGAAGTTTTTATGACAAAAAAAACGTTTAATGATTTAAATAATTATAGGAAAAAAATAGGAAAGAAAACTTTTTCTAATTTAAGAAATGCAGCAGCAGGAGCTTTACGTCAAATTAATTCTAAAATTACTGCCGAACGTCCATTAAATTTTTTTTGTTATGGATTTGGAAAAGTAGAAGAAACTTATTTTTCTTATAGTCATTTTTATAGCTTAAAACAGTTTAGATATTGGGGAATACCTATTAGTTTTTTTACAGAACGTATCTCATCTTTGAAAAATATTTTTAAATTTTATAACAAAACAAAAAAAATACGTTCAATTTTAAATTTTGATATTGATGGCATTGTTATTAAAATTGATAATATTCAGCAACAAAAAATTTTAGGATATTCGTCAAAAACTCCTAAATGGGCAGTAGCATTAAAATTTTCAGCTGAAAAAAAAATAACGATTTTAAAAAGTATTACATTTCAAACAGGACGAACCGGTATTATAACCCCTATAGCACACGTTTTACCAATACAAATAGGAGGCGTTATTATAAAAAATGCTAATTTATATAATATTAAAGAATTAGAACGATTAAAGTTAAGAATAGGAGATAAAGTACTAATTTGTCGTTCTGGAGATGTTATTCCAAAAATAATTGATACTATTTCAGTAACAGAAAATAGAAAACATTACATTAATTTTCCTTTAAAATGTCCATACTGTTATTCAAATTTAAAACGTATACCAGAAAAAACATTAATTTATTGTACAAATGGTTTGATATGTCATCCACAAATAAAAGAACGTTTAAAACATTTTATTTCTCAACGTGCTATGAATATTTATGGCATAGGCGAGTATATTATTGATGCATTAATTCAAAAAAAATATATATGCAAGCCTTCTGATTTTTTTTCTTTAACATTTGAACAACTTATTAAAATTGAAAAAATTGGTGATAAATTAGCAAAAAAAATTTTATTATCTATAAAAAAAATAAAAAAAATAACACTATCACGTTTTATTTATTCTTTAGGAATTAAAGGAGTAGGAGAAATAATCTCCAATAATATTGGAAAAAATTTTTGTTCTTTAAACAATTTTTTAAAAGCTCAAAAAAAAGATTTTATATCAATTAATTATATAGGAAAAGAAATAGCAACTTATATTGATCAGTTTATTCAAGAAAAAAATAATATTGATGAAATTTTTAGATTAAAAAAAATCTTATATATTACATCTGAAAATGTAAATATATCAAATAAAAATAGAAAAAAAAATCAATTTTTTAATAAAACAGTAGTATTTACTGGAACTTTAGAAACAATGAATCGACAAATAGCGAAACATAAATTAATGGAAATTGGAGCTAAAGTTAATAGTAAAATTTCAAAAAAAACTGATATATTAATTATAGGTAAAAAATACGGGAAAAAGTTTGAAGAAGCAAAGAAAGCTAACCTTCTTATTCTTGATGAAGAAGAAATGTTAAAAATTTTAAAAAAATGA